The DNA window GGAATTGGGGCGGGTGTCGATGAAGGTCAGGGTGTCCTCGGCCAGGCCTGCGGCGACCATGCCGGTCGCCAGTTCGGCCAGCGGGGTGCGTTCGCCCATGACGGCCGGGCCGACGCGGTTTTCGCGCTTCATCCGGCCGAAGTAGGCGTGCGCGTCAGGCTGTCCATCGAGGAGCTCGTCGATGAAACCCTGCTCGTCGTTGGCGGCCAAGTAAGGTCCCCACCAGGAGTAGAGCCGCTCGTAGCCCACAGTCGACGACGGGATAGCACCCAGTGCCTTGCCGCAGGCGCTGCCGGCGCCGTGAGCGGGGTGGACCTGGACATAATCGGGAAGGGTGAGGAACTTGTCCCGCAGGCTGGCGAAGAGCTGCTTGGCGCCTTCAAAGCGGGTGTCCACGCCGCCCGCTGCCTCGTCCAGCAGGTCGGGCCGGCCTAAGTCGCCGGAGAAGACAAAGTCACCGGAGAGCAGGTAGCCGGGCTGGTCGCTGAACGCGCCGTCAGTGACCAGGAAGGACAGGTGCTCCGGCGTGTGTCCGGGGGTGTGGACAGCCTGGATGCTGATGTTGCCGACGGTGATCTTGTCACCGTCGTAGAGGCGTTCGCCGTCGAATTCGTACTGCCACTCCGGTCCGCCCTCGCCGGAAACGTAGATCTTCGCGCCGGTCGCTGCGGCCAGTTCGCGGGTGCCGGAAAGGTAGTCGGCGTGGATGTGGGTCTCGGTGACGGCCACGACCTTCATGCCGTTCTTCTCGGCAAGCTCCTGGTAGACCGCGATGTCGCGGCGGCCGTCGACAACAACGGCGGTGCCGTTGGCCTGGCAGCCGATCAGGTAGCTGGCCTGGGCAAGGTCTTCATCGTAAATGCGCTCGATAAGCATCTGGTGCTCTCCTTCATGAAGGGGGTCTCTGATAACAAGTTTAGATACCCCGGGGGGTATAACGCAAGGGGACTGCCGCCAAGGTCATTTGGGCGCGGCGGCCGGGGCCGGTCAGGCGTGCTGGTGGCCGGCCTCGGCGCGGAGTTTGTCCGGGTCCAGGTTTTTCACGGCCTGGATGACTTCCTCCAGGCCCGTGGCGTTCAGGGCGCCGGGCTGGGAGAAGACCAGGGTCTTGTCCTTGAAGGCCATCAGGGTGGGGATGGACGTGATGTTCGCTGCGGCAGCGAGGGCCTGCTCGGCTTCGGTATCCACCTTGGCGAAGGTAATGTCCGGGTGGCGCTCTGCTGCGGCGCCGTAAGTGGGGGCGAACATGCGGCAGGGCCCGCACCAGGCTGCCCAGAAGTCGACAAAGACGATGTGGTTGTCCTCCAGGGTCTGGGCGAAGGATTGGCCGGTGATGTCGATGGTTGCCATGATCTGTCGTGTCCTTTCGGGCGGGTTGTGTGGTTGCCCTGCGGCGGGGGCTAGGTGGTGGGGAGTCCGGCGCGGGTCCAGGCGGTCATGCCGCCGGCCATGGTGTCCGCTTTGTAGCCGGCGCCGTTGAGGGCATCGGCGACGGCGGCGCTGCGGTTGCCGCTGCGGCATACGGCGATCACGGGGATGGCAGGGTCCAGCTCGCCCAGGCGCGCCTGCAGCTGGCCCATCGGGATGTGCAGGGCGCCGGGGATCATGCCCTCCGCGACTTCGAAGTCCTCTCGGACGTCGAGGATCCGGGCGGTGGAGCGGCGCTGTTCGGCTTCGGTGATGGTGATTTCAGCCATGATGGTTCTCCTTCGAAGTGGTTTTCGGCTGGTGGGGAGGTCCTTGTCCAGGTGTGGGTGCTTGCTCAGCGGACGGGTTCGCCGGCTTGGCGCCAGGCGGTCATGCCGCCGCGCACCGAGTAGGCGTCGTAACCCTTGGCGGCCAGGAACCGGGCTGCTGAGGCGGAGCGTACGCCGGAGGCGCAGACGGCGATCACCGGGCGGGTTCTCTGGATGCCGGCGGTGCTTGTCTGCAGCCGATCAAGTGGGACGTGCGTGGCCTGCGGCGCGCGGCCGGTCCGCCATTCCTGGGCTGACCTGACGTCGATGAGCGTGGCCCCGGAACCCAGGAGTTCCATGGCCTGCGCCACGGAGATGGTCTTGTAGGGCTTGCTGAAGGCCTTCTTGAGGGAATCGATCAGTCCCATGGTGTTCTCCTCTGTGGATGGGTCAGGCGGTAACGGCGCCGGCGGTGACCCATGCCGCGACGGCAAAGATGAGTACCGCGAAAGAGATGCGGATGTGTTTGTCCTTGAGGCGGCGGGCAAACCGGGCGGCAACCACCGATCCCACGATGGCCGGTACCGCGAACGCCAGCGTGGTGGCCCAGTCGATGGTGTAGCCGGCGGCGTGGGCGCTGAACCCCGCCGCGGAGTTGACGACGATGATTGCCAGCGAGGTCCCAACGGCCTGCTTCATGCGCAGCCCCAGCAAGATGGTCAGCGCGGGGGTGATGAGGAAGCCGCCGCCCACGCCGAGCAGTCCGGTGAGGAACCCGACGAGCAGGCCCACCCCCACGGCCTTCGGGGCGCAGGACCGGAAGGCCCTGCCCGGCCCGGTGCTGCAGGATCCCTCGGTTTCGCGGGTCTTCATGAGCATGCGGATGCCCGCGGCCACCATGATCACCGCAAATACCAGCATCAGGATGTTGGGATCCAGCAGCTTGCCTACGGCCGCACCAGCCCAGGCTGCAGGGATGCCGGCACCTCCCACCAGTGCTATCACCGGCCAGTTCAGGCCCTCGCGGATCCTGGGGATCAGGGCTGCCAGCGAGGATATGCCCACGACCAGCAGCGAGGTAGGAATGGCCTGGGCAGCGCTCATCCCGACGCCGTAGACCAGGGCTGGAACGGCGATGATGGACCCGCCGCCGCCCACTACGCCCAGGACGATGCCGACAACGAGCCCCAGACCCAGGGCCGGGATCATGCCGCGGCGTCCTCTGTGGCCGCCTGCAGAGGAAGCTGCAGGATGGCGCTTTCGCGGGTGAGTTCCTTGGCGGCCTTGTTCCACGGCATGGCAGAGAGGGCATTGCCCATGGCGCAGGTGTTGGTCGCCGCGGAGAACGTCAGCCCGGCGCCGATGGCGCCAGCCAACATCCGGACCTTTGGGGAAACGAACCTGCCCCCGGCCAGGCCCAGCATCACCAGGGAGCCTGCGGCCAGGCGGACCTGGCGCTCCAGGTCCCAGCGGCCCTTGCCCTTGACCACGTCGCCGCCGGCAGCAGCGAAGCCGGGAACGCCGCCGGTGAGCACGTAGGCGGTGTCGAGGCCCACGGTGGCCATGCGCTGCCGGGCCTGCTCGGCGCGCACGCCGGACTGGCAGACCAGGACCACGCGGGAGCCCAGCCGGGCGGCGAGCTCGTCGGTGTGCTCGGACAGCAGCGGCAGCGGCACGTTGTAGGAGCCGCGGATGTGCATGGATTCGAATTCGGCAGCGGAACGCACGTCGATGACCACGAGGTCCTGGTGTTCAGTGATCCAGGCCTGGAGGGTTTCGGGGGCGAGTGCCGTAACGGCGACGGTGGCTTTGGAGGGGGAAGTCATAAGTGGCCTCTCGGAAGGGGTCGGGTGGATACCCCACCGAGTATTACAGATACCCCCCGGGGTAGTCAAAACACCCGTGGGGGTATATGGTTGAGGGCAGCACCCCATCGATGGAGAACCCCTATGGAATTGAACCCAACCGAACTCACGCCCGTGATCAACCGCCTCAAGCGCGCCCAGGGCCAGCTCGCCGCTGTCACCCGGATGCTCGAGGAAGGGCGGGACTGCAAAGACGTAGTCACCCAGCTGGCGGCCGTGTCCAAAGCCCTTGACCGGGCCGGCTTCGCCATCATCGCTACGGGCCTTGAGCAGTGCATCGTCCAAAAGGACGCCACCATGGACAAGAAGGACCTGGAGAAGCTCTTCCTCTCCCTCGCCTGACCAGACCCCCGTTTCAGCCCCCAAAGGAGAACCATGACGTACACGCTCAGCACGACCATCGATCTTCCATGGGACGAAGCCGTGAAGCGCACCCGGGAGGCCTTGGCAGCCCAGGGATTCGGGATCCTCACCGAAATCGACGTCCGGTCCACGTTCGAAGCCAAACTGGGTGTCGAAGCCGCTGACGCGGTTGGTGACTACGTCATCCTCGGTGCCTGCAACCCCGCCCTGGCCAGCCGCGCCCTTGCCGCTGAACCCGAGATTGGAGC is part of the Arthrobacter sp. KBS0703 genome and encodes:
- a CDS encoding rhodanese-like domain-containing protein, coding for MGLIDSLKKAFSKPYKTISVAQAMELLGSGATLIDVRSAQEWRTGRAPQATHVPLDRLQTSTAGIQRTRPVIAVCASGVRSASAARFLAAKGYDAYSVRGGMTAWRQAGEPVR
- a CDS encoding rhodanese-like domain-containing protein; protein product: MLIERIYDEDLAQASYLIGCQANGTAVVVDGRRDIAVYQELAEKNGMKVVAVTETHIHADYLSGTRELAAATGAKIYVSGEGGPEWQYEFDGERLYDGDKITVGNISIQAVHTPGHTPEHLSFLVTDGAFSDQPGYLLSGDFVFSGDLGRPDLLDEAAGGVDTRFEGAKQLFASLRDKFLTLPDYVQVHPAHGAGSACGKALGAIPSSTVGYERLYSWWGPYLAANDEQGFIDELLDGQPDAHAYFGRMKRENRVGPAVMGERTPLAELATGMVAAGLAEDTLTFIDTRPNSEVHEGTVVRSLNVPAGKSVASYGAWVVNPETDKNPLVLLAKDQEAAQDMWDHLVRVGIDNVAGYVTSIEGLPTFTPKLIQPEELKGFDAAMVLDVRNRSEHIAGNIPGSYQLSGGRVMWHLDKLPGEGTIVTYCQSGVRNSVAASALRRAGYDVVELDGSYAAWSTWHNSVPAA
- a CDS encoding rhodanese-like domain-containing protein — its product is MTSPSKATVAVTALAPETLQAWITEHQDLVVIDVRSAAEFESMHIRGSYNVPLPLLSEHTDELAARLGSRVVLVCQSGVRAEQARQRMATVGLDTAYVLTGGVPGFAAAGGDVVKGKGRWDLERQVRLAAGSLVMLGLAGGRFVSPKVRMLAGAIGAGLTFSAATNTCAMGNALSAMPWNKAAKELTRESAILQLPLQAATEDAAA
- the trxA gene encoding thioredoxin, whose protein sequence is MATIDITGQSFAQTLEDNHIVFVDFWAAWCGPCRMFAPTYGAAAERHPDITFAKVDTEAEQALAAAANITSIPTLMAFKDKTLVFSQPGALNATGLEEVIQAVKNLDPDKLRAEAGHQHA
- a CDS encoding sulfite exporter TauE/SafE family protein, producing MIPALGLGLVVGIVLGVVGGGGSIIAVPALVYGVGMSAAQAIPTSLLVVGISSLAALIPRIREGLNWPVIALVGGAGIPAAWAGAAVGKLLDPNILMLVFAVIMVAAGIRMLMKTRETEGSCSTGPGRAFRSCAPKAVGVGLLVGFLTGLLGVGGGFLITPALTILLGLRMKQAVGTSLAIIVVNSAAGFSAHAAGYTIDWATTLAFAVPAIVGSVVAARFARRLKDKHIRISFAVLIFAVAAWVTAGAVTA
- a CDS encoding rhodanese-like domain-containing protein, producing MAEITITEAEQRRSTARILDVREDFEVAEGMIPGALHIPMGQLQARLGELDPAIPVIAVCRSGNRSAAVADALNGAGYKADTMAGGMTAWTRAGLPTT
- a CDS encoding DUF302 domain-containing protein produces the protein MTYTLSTTIDLPWDEAVKRTREALAAQGFGILTEIDVRSTFEAKLGVEAADAVGDYVILGACNPALASRALAAEPEIGALLPCNVVVRRGQNAGVTTIEAIDPQTMVQLSAAPAVKEIADDAGTRLRNTLAALNS
- a CDS encoding metal-sensitive transcriptional regulator → MELNPTELTPVINRLKRAQGQLAAVTRMLEEGRDCKDVVTQLAAVSKALDRAGFAIIATGLEQCIVQKDATMDKKDLEKLFLSLA